A portion of the uncultured Fibrobacter sp. genome contains these proteins:
- the purN gene encoding phosphoribosylglycinamide formyltransferase: MFKIGVMASGGGSNFKAIIDRIGEGDLEAQCKFLITNNGGCGAVSHAESYGIPVYHISGKTHPDTAAYEAALLEVFDRYDIDLLILAGYMKALPVSIIKRLPDRILNIHPSLLPKYGGKGFFGIHVHEAVIAAHDTESGPTVHLVSEEIDQGRILAQTKVPVLEGDTPEVLAARVLVQEHALYWKTIRDYAKSIL; the protein is encoded by the coding sequence ATGTTTAAAATTGGCGTGATGGCTTCCGGTGGCGGGAGCAACTTTAAGGCGATTATTGACCGCATTGGCGAGGGCGATCTCGAAGCTCAATGCAAGTTCCTGATTACCAATAACGGTGGTTGCGGGGCTGTTTCCCACGCAGAATCTTACGGGATTCCCGTATATCACATTTCGGGAAAGACCCATCCCGATACGGCTGCTTACGAAGCGGCCCTTTTGGAAGTTTTTGACCGCTACGATATTGACTTGCTGATTTTGGCTGGATACATGAAGGCCTTGCCGGTAAGTATCATCAAACGCCTTCCTGACCGCATTCTGAACATTCATCCGTCGCTTTTGCCCAAGTACGGTGGCAAGGGCTTTTTCGGAATTCACGTGCACGAGGCGGTGATTGCCGCGCACGATACGGAATCGGGCCCGACGGTGCATCTGGTGAGTGAAGAAATCGACCAGGGCAGGATACTTGCGCAGACGAAGGTCCCCGTACTTGAAGGTGATACTCCTGAAGTTCTTGCGGCTCGCGTGTTGGTGCAGGAACATGCTCTCTATTGGAAGACTATCCGCGACTATGCAAAGAGTATTCTCTAA